AGCCTGTAATCATTGGGGCCGGGTTCAGTTTTTCAACATGATCCCGTTGGGGGAGCTGTCCAGTTCCCTGGTGCTGAAATCGATGGCGCTGGAATCATAAGCAAACACTACTAATAGCCCACATTTCATGTGAAAAGTAGGCAAGGCCTATACATTTCGAAGACTAGGTTTTATGTATGAAAATAAACTAACCATTTGTCATGTAATGTTCATACATTTAAAGATTTGAACCACGGTCATCTTCTTTCCTATAGTGCTTTAGGACACGGCACACCACAATATATCTGTATCAGATCGTTTCCTTTTAACACACAAATTTATACAGTGACTAACCCTCTACTACACACATTTTGTTTtttcataaaaatatatattctgtGTCCATCCCCAAAGCCCTGGAGGAAACACCACACTGAGTAAAAGCACAAGGCTGTTAGAAGCTGCACCTCAGGAAGACGTTTGGGGGTGGCGATGCTGTTATTATTtcgccggggggggggggggctacgaCAGCACCATTAGCATCCCTACTACTTCCCCTGCTATGCCTCAGCTGGTTGGTCAGCTGATTTATACACAAGGTAGAGCAGTCTGAGTACCTCTTGTGGGAGCCTGATAGACTCCCAATGATGGGGCTGCAACGGACATGCAGATTTATATACACCAACCGACTGCGCAGACGGAGCCGCCGGTTATGTTGGATAAACAATCCGCTGAATAGCAGCCATGCTGTATTATTGTTGTTCCAATGACCTGACAACGGCTTGTCATTTACAGACTTCCAGGTGTTTCCAATTTGTACCGATAAGATTCAGCTTTGTATCAAATAAAACCAAACCTGACAAAATGTTAAATACATATTTCAAATATTACATTATATCCTATACATTACCCAATTGAATTTTTTTACGTTGTACGATCATGCCCATTCACACAAAAACACTTACATTGTTTTAGAAGGATTATCTTGTGAGGTAAGGCAGAAAAGAAGCCTAAAGATGCACTTTGGCTGCTCTATGAGTGGTCAGGATCACTCCGTAGATGTGCAAAGGTTTTTAAGAGCAACAATACTAATGAAGGCTCTGGGAAAGACCTTGGCTACTAAAAGATATGATCTTGATGCTACGAATGCTCTGGGAAACAAGGTCCTGGAACATTATGGCAAAGGTGTTAATGGACTCGATCCATAAACACAGAACATATGGCTAAATCCACACTTTCCTACTGAATCTCCATTCAGTGGTTGCATCTAGCAATATTACAAAACTTGCTTGATTAAATGATTCTACACAGATCCTGTTCTGATCCTACTATAAGATCACATCCAACCCAACCAACACTATATACAAAAAGTTGATCTATTGGAGAAACTACAGATGACTATTTATGTACTTTATCGGACTGCTGTCATATGATCATTTGTGAGATTGAGGTTTAAGTGTGTCTAGTGTGCACTTTGGAGTAGTACATCCTTCGGTAAGGCATCTGTTTTACATTGTAAAAGCAACAATCAGATGAAGCTCTATGCTTGAGTCTTAACAATTCACATTAGCAAGTAAATGGAATGGCACCCTTGCAGCAATCAAGTGACTTGGATATAAAGAACATCATGAGCAAATAAACAAATTATGATCAGGGCATTAAATGTGTGTAGTTGAACAACTGTATAACATCTTACCCAGAATGCTTACAGTATTTTGATATAGTCGTTTCTACAATAGAATGCTATCCAAACATGAACAAATGTAAAATGATATATCGTTAAAATATTATCAAAGAGTAGAGTATGAAGATCGGCTAAAACTTCATCTCCAAATAGAAATCCCCGATCACACTTGTAGGCGATGTTATGTCGACGTTGGCAAGCACAGCTCATACATATAAACACGTCATGGGCCAAACGTTCGTCTCGCGCTGAACTGCACATGTGCAGGATGTCAAATCAATGGCACTCCTtaatataaagttgtttttgacgaaaacgtgtcactttcacgaggttggagtaataatatgttcaactacttaagacattggctctaatctaggttgtgccttcagattgagaaaatgaacaacaaaggAAGAATGTTTCTCATTGACTTCTAAATCCCCGGACTAGTCTGTTTCGCAAGTGTTCCCGGAAGTCTCGCGATTTTTCACTTCTGGGTTTAGACACTCTGTGCTATTACTATTGGGGATTTATTATGACACTTTCTCAGGGGTACGGGAATATGATACATTCTCAGGAGAACGTCACACTGAATAATTGCACTTTTTAAAAACTATTATAATATCTGGCCAGTAGAGGGTGCTTGTGTTTAACAATTGGGGGCTCAAGACGAAAAGCCAAAACGGAAGATAACTGTTGAACAGATAGCAGAGATGAAGACAcatattgcttacacctatccagTTCCTTCAGATCTGCAAAAATAAAGGAATAACAGTTTTCCTTAATCATGGGGACCATGATGCTGCACAGGtatgttagtgctgggctggaatgAAAAGATGCACCACCTGGATGTCCCCCATGAAAGTAGAGTAACACGGGCAAAATAAGCAATGATGATGTCTCCACCTAGCCTTGCTATAGTTAATTCAAATCTGTAAAAACTGGAGGTAGAGGTCATTTGACTGCCGCCTAAATCTTGGTTGTGACTAAAAACAGTATTTGGCCTAGGTGTCTCAGACCATAGTAGTGATAGTCACTCATCTCGGGCAGTGCGATAGACCCAGTCCACTTTCTGCAAAATACCagagggtgtgaatacttgtatGTGAATCTGAAACATATCAGATCGATATAAAACAAATTCAGCTGGTCATCTACGTCAAATGTTTCCATGTGAATGGTGAGAACTGATGTAAGACACATGGTCACACTAAACGTATTAGCGTTGAGGTTGCAATCCTCTAGTGTCAGATGTGTTCAGGATTTTTAATTgtcaaaaataaaaacagaaccaGAAATAATAATAGGATGTACATAAAATGCATGTCTGTTTTGTGGAAGATCCTTCTATGGTACAGAATAATGCTTGTATATTTGACCAGGATACTAAAATGTGTAACTATTCTGATATtctttcagagctgatctgattggccaaaataccaattagtgaaaaagaAGAAGAATTAGGTTGTTTGAAGAACATAACACAGCCTTAGTCATTGTTCCATGTGTGCAATAACTAAATAAACTGCTGTACTCCTTGCACACTTCTATGGCATTTCACTGAATCCCATTCACGTGCAGGATTCAAACAGGTGTTcactgatgcaggttattgaatAAACTCAAAATACAAAAACTGTAACCCAACTGTAGAGCAAAGGAGCAAGTGTATCATTTTGTGAGTGATTTCAAATCCTAATAGGATAATTCAGGTTATGTTCCAAATTATTGGAAGGATAATTTCACAACTCCTGCTGATCTGCCAGGCATTGCAGTATTGATTATGTCAGTGGCATTGGCCAGCGGTGTACTTCAGTCTTCTTCATTGAAATGGATCTATGAATCTGGCATTCATTGTTTGTCAGGATCCTTGGGAGAAATCCTGCATGGCATCTGAACATCCTCTCAGCAGCTCCATGCTCCAGCTGAAAAACTGCTCCGCTCTCCAAATCTCCCCGTCCCTATTTGCATagaatcctctctccctctggtctGAGTGTAAAATATGTCTGTGTTTGTTGGTATcccgtgtctgtgtgcatgttggggtttgtgtgtgagagCTGTAGAAATGTCAGAGGTGTAGTGTATAGCCAGCATCAGTCCAGTAAGGATTTGTGTGGCCAGACATAAGCCTAAAAGTGAGCCAAAGATTGACTAGTGCATCAtttgcttatgtgtgtgtgtgtgtgtatgtgtatgacaCTGCAATTGACAATAGTTTAAGTTCCAACTGCTGGTGGCATGGAACAGCAGTCCCCCAGAACAGCATGGGATCAAATTCCACTGCAACCACCACTTTCCTCCTGTTCTCCCCTCTACCAACCTGTAACCCGTCAGTTGCTGCAAGGTCTCTGGTAAGTCAAAAAATAGTGGAGAATAGGACTGATTGACACTGGCACCCTAACTGCTGAACATCGGTACTCTTGAATACCAAGTGGCTTGGATAAAGGGGCAGCATTACTAGAGGGCAAGGCAGAGGACCCAGTCCTGCCTCTGGACACGAGTGACAATAACCAATGTCCAAAATCTACATTTCTTTAGCAGACTGGAAAGTTCAAACTCACTTTGAGGGAAAAACTTTGCTCAAGTATGAATCAATCTAGACCCTGTTATACTTATCCAAGTGAAATCACAGGTTCACATTAAACAGCAGTGAACAGTTGTGGATGGTCTGGTATGGGAAAAGGTACTGGCTGGGACTGCCTTTGCTGTACTCAATTACTACCATTATAGACAGCTTTCCACCAACATGTCCAGATGCTGCCCTACTGCCACATTCCCTCCCTTTCTGCTTCACCCTACCTGTTGGTGCCTCCACATATTGGTCTGTCCCATCATGCTGTGTCAAAGTCTATATCCATTTTATGGACAACTATCTGGCCAAAACAGAAATAACTGTGTGTGCCTTGCAGATACAGAAAACGGTCTGTCTTTGCTCGTATTCTTTGAACATACATTGTATTTGTATGTAActtctacctggtacagccagatgAGGATGGGCCTCCCCTCAGTCTGGTTCATCTCAAGGCTTCTTTTTCTTGCCACTGGGGTTCTGCTTAGACTTTGGGGTCTAGGCCAGGTTACTGTCAAGCACTTCTTGACAACTTGTAGCAAATATTGTCAACTATGGTAGCTTTCTTTAAAAAACATGCATAAATCCGAAGATACAAATGTAGTGTTTATGAATAGATTCTTCTGAAAACAAATCCCATGTCTGGATAGATAGTGCAGTGTCTGGGGCTCAGGTGAATATGATCCTGCTTTCCTTTGATGAATAGCTGATGCATtgttttaaaggcccagtgcagtcaaaattaaGTTTTCCTGTGTCTGGTATTATTTTGTATAACAGCTGATGACACGTCACTAATACTGTGAAAGTGTGATACAAATGTATCAGTGTTATTTCGTGATAGTTAATttttgaaaatacaatctacacaggaccttctaaaTCAGCAGATTTGGATGGGTGGGAGTTTCGGCTTTCCAAAGTGACATCGCCATGCAgttaattagttaatagaccaataaagaGAGTTCTAAACCTCTACAGCTCGTTTTCTATTTTCCTCTtcctcactcagaccactcccagaccgtCCTAGTAAAATTATTGCTGGAGAAAGTTGTGTAAAAAAACTACACTAAACTAAAATGTAAGtacaatatgtaaagtgttggtcccatgttttatgaactgaaataaaatatcctacAAATTTTCCATACACAGaaaatgcttatttctctcaaagttTGTTTactaatttgtttacatccctgttagtgagcatttctcctttgtcaagatagtgcgtccacctgacaggtgtggcatatcaagaagctgatgaaacatcattacacaggtgtaccctgctggggacagtaaaaggccactctaaaatgtgcagtcacAACACCAAAGAGGTCTCATGTGTGCAATTTGCAGGCGGACTGCAGGAACGTCCACCATAGCTGTTGCAAGATAATTGAATATTCATttgtctaccataagctgcctccaatgtcgttttagagaatttggcagtacgtccaaccgacctcacaaccgcagactacatgtatggcgtcgtgtgggtgagcggtttgctgatgtcaacgttgtgaacagagtcccccaaggtggcggtggggttatggtatgggcggcaGGCAGAAACTACgtacaacgaacacaattgcgttTTATCTATGgcagtttgaatgcacagagataccgtgacgagatcctgagggccCATTGATGTCATCACctttatgtttcagcatgataatgcatggccccataaCGTAAGGCTCTGTACACAATTTCTgggagctgaaaatgtcccagttcttccatggcctgcatactcaccagacatgtcacccattgataatgcttgggatgctctggattgacgtgtatgacagcgtgttccagttcctgccaatatccagaaGTGAGACAACATTCCAAAGGACACAATCAACAGCCCGATTAACTCTGTGCGAaagagatgtgtcgtgctgcaggAGGCAAAtggggggtcacaccagataccgaaTGGTTCTGAAGCACGCCACTACCTTTTTAAAAAAAAGTCATCTCTGACCAACATATgcatattcccagtcatgtgaaatccagatTCGGACCTGattaatgtatttcaattgactgatttccttatatgaactgtaaattgtcgcatgttgcgtttatattttcgaCCATTTTAAATGGGAACccattacagtaaggtacttaattgttaaccagaaatgatttgatattgatataaaaacagctgcattgggcctttaaaacAGCACAGCCCTGTAGAAGTGGTTTATAGCTAAAGCAATGGAGCTCAAGAGGATGAGTGCAATCTAGTAAGACTAAGGACAAGGGATGCATCTCAatagtcccctctcctccatgAGCACTGATCCAAGTCTGAATGTACaatatggatgtgtgtgttttggtgtccCGTGTGTGCAAGTATGGTATGACACTGCACCTTGTTTAAGATACAAATTCTAAATTCTTCATTATAAAAAAAGTTTCAAGTTGGCAACGTGGCGCTCGTCCCCTCCTCCATGAGCACTGATATCAAAACACATGTTACGTGAAAGCAATATTGTGAACAGCGCAGAAGAAGAGAGTAGGAAAAACAGAGACCATTGCAATGTGCAAATGGTACAGATGTGTCTAGCCAAAATCAGTGATTGTTGAGAAGTGGAAGCTTGAACTTTAGCCAAGGGTTTACACTACCCAAAGCAAACCTTGGCCTTTGCTATTAACTGGTGAACATTGCTCTATAAATCTTATAAGACTGGATGATTCTCTTCAGTTTTCCACCCCGAGTCACAGTTCAAACACCATTGCAAAGAATTGAAACCAGTTCCTCCAAAAGCTCAACTGGTCTGTAGCTTGCATTCGGTTGCCATCTTTGAGAGGAAGAAAATGTGCTATTGCTATGTCACCGGTTTTTCATCCATTGTTGAACTAAACTATTTCCTATACCAGGCACTACTGGATGACCGGAGAGACCTTGTTTTTGGACCATAGTGACCGAGCATTCATTTTgtttcatgttttttttcttctgagaACTAAAACCAATTTTTTTTGCGCTTTCCATCAAACAGTGATTTTTTTATCTGAACAACTTGTGTACCCTATTTTCTTTTTTAAAACATACTTCCACTGTATTTCCTAAcaaagaaaacattttttttaagacAGACTCACCTAATTTCAGCCTGTACCTTGTAGTTATGTTGTTGCCATGTAAGGCTGTCAGTGAACTAACGTACCGGTTTCAATATTTGTCAAATCAAAACATTGGCAACTATTAAAATATTGACTGTAGAAAGATGGTGGTATTGAAGTAGAAGCGTCTCAACCAGACTATAATAAACGTTCTACCATTTGGGAACTGAGGACATTTCATTTGGATTGTTAATTGGTTTGGTTTCTATTCTTTTTCAACGTTTCCTGTTCAACTAGTTGAAGGAAAACATTTTATAAAGTTGCCAAAATGTGTACACTTACCCATTGCTGATGACCCCTGCAAATAACCTTGTCTCCCTACACCTACAGATTGTGGATGGTATAGGTAACATTATAGCTAGTGTCTGATGAATGCCAACTGAGTGAAAGTATTCTGTATGTGTTGGATATGCATGTGCTGTGAGTGATACATACTCGACTTGTAAAACATAGGTGATTCTATGGATGTGGCCTGTACTGCAGTGAGACTAGGGTCACAGGATaaggtagatgtagatgtgtcaGCTTCCTTGTCCTCAACTTcttcagcctcctcttcctcaccctcctcttcgGGCCGCTCTGCCAACAACCCCTGGGGCATCCtagctgacctctgaccctgagGTCAAAATATTCAGAGAGGTCGACATCAGCTTATTTGGGGTTAAATGTACTCATACTATGTGAGTGATTGTGTCAGGTGTCAGCTTTATCCATTTCAAAAGGTAACAATCTCAACATACATTCTTCACCAAAACAAAACAAGGACAACatgcagaagaagaaaaaaaatcttagGCAGTCTCTTAACCAAAACAACCTATTTTGAACCACGGGTTACCTTAGGGCCGAGTTTGGCTGCTGCTCTCCTCTGTGGGCGTTGCTTGGTTTTAGTCTCTTTGGAGTTGGAGAGCGTCTTCATAGTGGCAGCCGCGTGCCGCAGGATGCAGTCTGTGCCGCAGTAAACGGAGTCGGGCAGGGCGTGCTTACTGCACCCTGAGCCGATGCACTGGGGTAGGGAACCGTCCAACTCCATCTCAGCCTCAGCAACCATCTCTGTCACCTCCTGCACCACAGCCTCCTAGGACCAGACTCACGTCAGCACACATCTCAAACATGCAAATAAACACCATGGTTAAAATGTAGTCAAGTTTGTGCCGTACAAAGCAAGGAAAGCCATATAACACCACAAACTACAATTTATTTCCTTGCTTGCTAGCAAAGGAATTAATGTTTTTTTGTTATTGTTCTCACCTCGCTGGCCTGCTCCTCATGTACAATCTCCTCCTCCCCCGAGTAGGGCAGTGTCAGGCAGTCAGGGGAGCTCTGCTGGGGGTCTGGCTGGCTCTGGCTCTTGTTGGTGCAGGTGGCGCAGATCCAGTCTCGTCCACTCCTCTCAAGCTTTCGGCCTTGAATCTCGCTGACGCCAACGCAGTCGCCATGGAACCACTCCAGACAATTGTCGCAGGAGATCATGAACCTGGATAAGGAATCAGAAGAGCAATAAGAAAATGTCAGCTAAAGAACAACAACTAAAATCAACAACCACAGACAATTTAGAAATAGACGTGTGGCAGATGGAAAGAGCCGAGACGTAGAGTTGCTAAACCAAAAACATACGGCTTGCTTGTTTTCACAGATGAATACCATCCAGGACAATGCTACACACATACCTTTTGTTGTGCCTCTGTCGACAGATGCAGTAAAGCGCATGGGGGTTGTAGCCCTCACTATCCGATATGCTAGAATACTCCGACTTTTCTTCCtcgatcctctcctcctcttccacctcgTCCTTTGCCTCTGTTACATTATCATTTTGGCTAGCCTTTTCTTCTGTTGTTTCTGGATCAGACTCAAGAGGAGGCATAGAGTCTGAGCTCGACTGTTGAGAAGGAGAAGGGCTTTGAGACTCTACCACAACCTTCTCAGgactcctctccctttcctcctgaGGCTGATGCACCTGTTGCGGTTCCAACTCATTTACAAAAATAACCTCCTCTTCATCCGCAGTGCTCGACTCTGGCtctacacccctccccctcccacgccccctacctctaccacgtcctctacctctccctctccctcttcccctccccctccctctgacccCCTCCCCCTGGACTCCCTCGCCCCCTAGTGCTCAGCCGCTCCTGGAGCTGCTTCAGGGTCAGCTCATCACTGTCCTCCTCAATACTGGAGGCAACTTCCACGACCCTACTAGCCCCATAGCTAGGGGCAGGGGCAGCCATAGTTTGGGCAGGAGCAGTCATGGGCATGtagtcctcctccttctccccaagTAGAGAAAAAGCAGTGCCAAATGCAGATCCAAAGTCCTGCCAAGAGGTGGGATCTAGGCTGCCACCTGGGCAGGGCTCTTGGGTATCTGAGGAAGGCTCTGTGTCCATTGGAATTGGGGAGGCCGTTACAGAGTACTCCAGGTCGGCTGGGACGCTTCTTCTCCCCCCTCGCCCACGTCTTGAATAGGTCTTGGCTGGGCGGCCTCTGCCCCGACGTGTGGGTAGGGGTGGAGATTCTGGATCTTCAATCTCATCCAATCCCACAAACTCTCTTCTGGCAACCGTGGTCCGCCTGAAGCCCCAGGTCTTTTTGAACTCGCTGATGGTCGGCCTAGCACTCCTCTCGGCCCCCTCCACCTGCTCTGCATCTATTCTGTGCTCCTCTACACCaaggagaacagcaaggatagaAAAACAATGACAGAAAATGTATCATCATCTCCATCCAATCACATTATTTGGACAGCTAACGCACAGTCCATTACATTAAGACTAAAAGGGGAAGGAAAATAGTTAAGGTAATACCTGTATCAGTGCCAGTGATGTCATGGATCTCATTGATATCCATAAAGCCCTCCATGGTAGACCTGTCaaattaataaatacaaatgttaaCCAATCTACCAGAAATGCTGTTGATTGAAATGAAGCACATTTACACTTCGAGAGACTTGAAGAGCAGTCCATCACTTTGCATTAATCGTTAAGTCCATTGACACATGGGTGCGTCAGTATAGGTAACAAAACATCCCaatcaaaatctgtcagtttaagctagacaTATCAGTcttgcatgggctgcgtctcaatccaacACATCCACCGATGTCgcccttccgcatctgcggtggaaggtgggcaagctacagtggtgtttgtcagaccatgagacatcctgaaaataggtcttctcacaaaaacgtctgtagcgtcAGAACGGTTTGGCCAACAAACTAATATGAAAAATAGATTctcacgatggtgttctccgttttgctctataaACATCACGGGACTCATCTGAAGTCAGTAATTGATGTGCCAACATGTTTGTAGCGTCCGTACCGTATAGGATACAAACTAACGGAAtcccactgtggaaaggggagaTTCCAACGAACACGATGTTCATCATTTTGCTTTACAACACCTACAATTGTCACAGGACTCATCTGACTGTAACCAGTACCAGTTTTAAAACAATTAATGGAAGTATAAAAAGGTAGTTAGAGTGCCCCACCCACAAAAAGTAAATATTTTCCTTAGCTTTCTTATATCTATCTCCTAGATATACAGttgtagtcggaagtttacatacacttaggttggagtcattaaaactcgattttcaaccactgcacaaatttcttgttaacaaactatagttttggcaagtcggataggacatctactttgtgcatgacaaggaatttttccaacaattgcttacagatTAGTTCACAAATAATTAACTgttatcacaatttcagtgggtcagaaatgtacatacactaagttgactgtgcctttaaacagcttggacaaatccagaaaattatgtcatggcttttgaaGGTTCTAATAGCCTAATTGAAAtaatttgtgtcaattggaggtgtacctgtagatgtatttcaaggcctaccttcaaactcagtgcctctctgctcaacgtcatgggaaaatcaaaagaaatcagccaagacctcagaaaaaagaattgtagacctccaagtctggttataagcaatttccaaacgcaatgtccaaacgcctgaaggtaccacgttcatctgtacaaacagtagtatgcaagtataaacaccatgggaccacgcagcagtcataacgctcaggaaggagacacgttctgtctcctaaagatgaacgaactttggtgcgaaaagtgcaaatcaatcccagaacagcagcaaaggaccttgtgaagatgctggaggaaacaggtacaaaagtatcgatgtccacagtaaaacgagtcctacatcgacataacctgaaagcaaggaagaagccaaaaCCGCCAGAATacagtttgcaactacacatggggacaaagatcatgctttttggagaaatgtcttctggtctgatgaaacaaaaatagaactgtttggccatatatttggaggaaaaggggggatgcttgcaagccgaagaacaccatcccaaccgtgaagcacaggggtggcagcatcatgaggcaggaaaagtatgtggatattttgaagcaacatctcaagacatcagtcaggaagttaaagcttggtcacaaatgggtcttccaaatgaacatacttccaaagttgtggcaaattggcttaaggacaacaaagtcaaggtattggagtggccatcacaaagccctgaccccaatcctatagaacatttgtgtgggcagaactgaaaaggcgtgtgcaagcaaggaagcctacaaacctgactcagttgcaccagctctatcaggaggaatgggcaaaaattcacccaatttattgtaggaagcctgtggaaggctacccgcaacatttgacccaagttaaacaatttaaaggcaatgctaccaaatactaattgagtgtatgaaaacttctgacccactgggaatgtgatgaaataaataaaagctgaaataaatcactctactattattttgacatttcacattcttaaaattaagtcgtgatcctaactgacctaagacagggaatatttactaggattaaatgtcaggaattgtgaaaaactgcgtttaaatgtatttggctaaggtgtatgtaaacttccgacttcaactgtatgtgataaGGAGGTGAAGATTTCCCAGTTAGCTGACGATACAACCCTGTTTTTGAGAAATTAAAATCAGGTTCCAGTAACCCTACATACAGTAGAGCAATTCTCTCAAGTGTCATGTTTGGTTTTGAATATTGCAAAATGTGAAATTTTACCAATATTTAGCACTTAAAAACACAGTGAGTCCTGGAATTTCTGTAAACGATGTTGTAACCTACTACATAGGTGTcaaaattaaatgtatttggctaaggtgtatgtaaacctctgacttcaactgtaagaaagacattttttttaatgtaaaaaatgtgttgtacttttatttaactaggcaagtctgttaacaaattcttatttataatgatggcCCGTCCTGGCAAAACCTggg
The sequence above is a segment of the Oncorhynchus nerka isolate Pitt River linkage group LG20, Oner_Uvic_2.0, whole genome shotgun sequence genome. Coding sequences within it:
- the LOC115101868 gene encoding death-inducer obliterator 1-like, producing the protein MEGFMDINEIHDITGTDTEEHRIDAEQVEGAERSARPTISEFKKTWGFRRTTVARREFVGLDEIEDPESPPLPTRRGRGRPAKTYSRRGRGGRRSVPADLEYSVTASPIPMDTEPSSDTQEPCPGGSLDPTSWQDFGSAFGTAFSLLGEKEEDYMPMTAPAQTMAAPAPSYGASRVVEVASSIEEDSDELTLKQLQERLSTRGRGSPGGGGQREGEGKRERER